The following proteins are encoded in a genomic region of Acidobacteriota bacterium:
- a CDS encoding YggT family protein gives MLNALVYPIFSLIVWCIFGVFLAVMLLRLIFNYSDPNPFGKVGRFGFKVRKLTEKWVYPAARFFAMYRIDTRLAPILTILIGLVITYFFTQIVGNTFFVIDGLTAGVMSGNPKVIIGFIIYGLLSVLILFIFIRFIASWFVFTRKTFLAFVMRVTDPILLPVQRLIPPIGMFDISAMLVLLLIGFLQGIVLNIFVRS, from the coding sequence ATGCTTAATGCCTTAGTTTATCCAATATTTAGCCTGATCGTCTGGTGTATTTTCGGTGTCTTTCTCGCCGTTATGCTTCTTAGGCTTATCTTTAACTATTCCGATCCGAATCCGTTTGGCAAGGTCGGCAGGTTTGGGTTTAAGGTTCGCAAGCTTACGGAAAAATGGGTCTATCCGGCGGCTCGGTTCTTTGCGATGTATCGCATCGATACGCGGCTAGCACCGATATTGACGATACTGATTGGTCTGGTAATTACATATTTTTTCACGCAGATCGTCGGCAACACGTTCTTTGTCATCGACGGCCTGACCGCCGGCGTTATGTCGGGCAATCCAAAGGTTATCATCGGATTTATTATCTACGGGCTGCTTAGCGTCCTCATTTTGTTTATTTTCATACGGTTCATTGCATCGTGGTTCGTGTTTACGCGAAAGACTTTCCTCGCGTTTGTAATGCGTGTGACCGATCCGATACTGCTGCCCGTGCAGCGACTGATCCCGCCGATCGGGATGTTTGATATCTCGGCAATGCTCGTGCTGCTGCTGATCGGATTCTTACAAGGGATCGTGCTGAATATATTTGTTCGAAGCTGA
- a CDS encoding DUF1624 domain-containing protein, with protein sequence MSEETIKQRIYSIDLLRGVVMMIMLLDHTREFVHAGALTHDPTDPATTTAAVFFTRWITHFCAPAFVFLSGVSIYLQKMNGKSNAELSKFLWTRGLWLIILEFTVVRFGIVFNLDYSFFGLAQVIWVIGVSMIVMAALIYLPAKIVGIFGVLMIMLHNLLDGFQIPPNIAFMGTPPPDLGQSIWIIFHQMGIVPIFGGTSQIMFAYPLIPWIGVMAAGYALGTIYGWAPEQRKRLLLIMGGAATLVFVLLRLSNFYGDPSQWKSQETGIATFLSFLNTTKYPPSLLFLLMTLGPSMVVLALTDRIDGKAIWQQISITFGRVPMFYYILQWFMAHIMGIALSYFAGKDISYFFVNMMQIGQAAPDGHGFSLAITYAAWLAGLVILYPLCLWWGNLKRRNKHWALSYL encoded by the coding sequence ATGTCCGAAGAAACCATTAAACAACGCATCTATTCCATTGACCTGCTGCGGGGCGTCGTGATGATGATCATGCTGCTTGACCACACACGCGAGTTTGTCCACGCCGGTGCTTTGACACACGACCCGACCGATCCGGCAACGACGACAGCTGCCGTATTCTTTACACGCTGGATCACGCATTTTTGTGCCCCTGCCTTTGTATTTTTGTCGGGAGTGAGCATTTATCTGCAGAAGATGAACGGTAAGTCGAACGCCGAGTTGTCGAAATTTCTTTGGACTCGCGGTTTGTGGCTCATTATCCTCGAATTTACCGTCGTCAGATTTGGCATTGTTTTCAATTTGGACTATTCGTTTTTCGGTTTGGCACAGGTCATTTGGGTGATCGGTGTTTCGATGATCGTAATGGCCGCTTTGATCTATTTGCCGGCAAAGATCGTCGGCATTTTCGGCGTGCTTATGATCATGCTTCACAATCTGCTTGACGGCTTTCAGATACCGCCAAACATTGCATTTATGGGCACGCCGCCGCCCGACCTCGGTCAATCGATCTGGATCATTTTTCATCAGATGGGGATCGTGCCTATATTCGGCGGCACTTCGCAGATAATGTTCGCCTATCCTTTGATCCCGTGGATAGGAGTAATGGCGGCAGGCTATGCTCTCGGAACGATCTACGGATGGGCGCCTGAGCAAAGGAAGAGACTGCTGCTGATCATGGGCGGAGCCGCCACACTTGTCTTTGTGCTGCTTCGGCTGTCCAATTTCTACGGCGACCCGTCACAGTGGAAGTCGCAGGAAACAGGCATCGCGACGTTTCTCTCTTTTCTAAATACGACCAAATATCCGCCGTCGCTGCTGTTTTTGCTGATGACGCTCGGACCATCAATGGTCGTGCTGGCCTTGACCGACAGAATCGACGGTAAAGCGATCTGGCAGCAGATCTCGATCACGTTCGGGCGCGTGCCGATGTTCTATTACATACTTCAGTGGTTCATGGCCCACATCATGGGCATTGCTCTCAGCTATTTTGCCGGAAAGGATATCAGCTACTTTTTCGTGAATATGATGCAAATTGGCCAGGCCGCACCCGATGGCCACGGATTTTCATTGGCCATTACCTATGCAGCATGGCTCGCCGGCCTCGTGATCCTCTATCCGCTTTGCCTGTGGTGGGGAAACCTGAAACGCCGCAATAAGCACTGGGCTCTGAGTTATTTATAA
- a CDS encoding VOC family protein: MERKVVHTRHVLAVKDLTVAADHFKSKLGFDLDFTAPGWKFLSFGDFKVMLGECSDEMTAEATGNHSWFAHALVENVDEVYAEFNERGAVILSPIANKPWGIRDFTVVTPDGHRIVFGQLTG, from the coding sequence ATGGAACGAAAAGTTGTTCACACGCGGCATGTCTTGGCGGTCAAAGATCTCACGGTCGCAGCCGATCATTTTAAGTCTAAGCTCGGGTTTGATCTGGATTTCACGGCTCCGGGCTGGAAGTTCCTTTCATTTGGTGATTTCAAAGTGATGCTCGGCGAATGCTCCGACGAGATGACCGCCGAAGCCACCGGCAACCACTCATGGTTTGCCCACGCATTGGTCGAAAATGTCGATGAGGTCTATGCCGAGTTCAACGAACGCGGAGCTGTGATACTGTCACCGATCGCAAACAAACCGTGGGGAATCCGGGACTTCACCGTCGTCACTCCGGACGGGCATCGGATCGTGTTTGGGCAATTGACCGGCTGA
- the rsmG gene encoding 16S rRNA (guanine(527)-N(7))-methyltransferase RsmG encodes MRTEFISAINTHQTDFGLTLADDAIERLADYYDLIREHNEFLHLVGPSSPEEFATRHILESLTLLEYLPNGIWFADVGTGGGLPSIPCLLVREDLKAVLIESKIKKAKFLTLAVEKLRLKHRTRISSTQFAETNLGHCKAVTCRALDKFTEKLPRLISWSGRSQLLFFGGENLKTALEAQKIAFTQKLMPLSEQRFLFVTTA; translated from the coding sequence ATGCGAACAGAATTTATCAGTGCGATCAACACACACCAGACCGATTTCGGCCTGACGCTGGCCGATGATGCGATCGAACGCCTCGCGGATTACTACGATCTGATCCGGGAGCACAACGAATTTCTACACCTCGTCGGGCCGTCATCGCCTGAGGAATTTGCTACGCGTCATATTCTGGAATCGCTGACCTTACTCGAATATCTGCCAAACGGTATTTGGTTCGCCGACGTCGGGACAGGCGGCGGATTACCGTCGATACCATGTCTGCTCGTACGCGAGGATCTGAAAGCCGTGCTGATCGAGTCAAAGATAAAGAAAGCCAAGTTCCTGACGCTCGCGGTGGAAAAACTTAGACTTAAACACCGCACGCGCATCTCGTCGACCCAATTTGCCGAGACGAACCTGGGCCACTGCAAGGCCGTGACGTGTCGTGCCCTCGACAAATTCACCGAAAAACTCCCGAGATTGATAAGCTGGTCGGGAAGATCCCAACTCCTGTTCTTTGGCGGCGAAAACCTGAAGACTGCACTTGAGGCACAGAAGATCGCTTTCACGCAAAAACTAATGCCGTTGTCCGAACAGCGTTTCCTGTTCGTGACAACGGCCTGA
- a CDS encoding PAS domain-containing protein, whose translation MLISPPPKKGVRLAHTDTPTNDAASDLRFISDLGRSLLFIVHPKKVANRVADALLEGVGASACVFAAELKSIGLISSSSVADGSSAADRLMRKRFEKWLSFLPPQIGYCEEEKSEFMIADTGHAAEYVCPLHIDGEIKGAIVTAFADRADLTDQVSKLIDAATQMAAMSVNLSAHYESTLNSSINQAREEHRKFTEAVLDSLPVSLYVVDRDYRIVTWNRHREVGVQGIPRDSAIGRDVFNVLARYPQGRLRQEFERAFRTGEIERIEQQTVADDGSTRHWIVSKVPMRNAETGEVTHVITVGEDVTVRVEAIHAVGRAEKLAAVGRLAAGVVHEINNPLATIAACAEALEQRIDDGDFADSRSADDLTEYLGLIKSEAFRCKTITTGLLDFSRVRTGERTSTDIGEVVRSAANLISHQKSGSDISITVDVASDLAPVNSDGGQIQQAVIVLATNAIDAMPEGGDLTFRVFEQRSRIVIEVEDTGTGIPAENMSKIYEPFFTTKEVGKGTGLGLAVCYGIISEHGGRLSVRSNVGKGTTFSIFLPAAR comes from the coding sequence GACGCAGCCAGCGATCTGAGATTTATTTCGGATCTTGGCCGCAGTTTGTTGTTCATAGTTCACCCCAAAAAAGTCGCTAACCGCGTTGCCGATGCTCTGCTCGAAGGCGTCGGTGCGTCGGCGTGTGTTTTTGCCGCGGAACTCAAAAGCATTGGTCTGATCAGCAGTTCATCGGTTGCAGACGGCTCATCGGCGGCTGACCGTTTGATGCGGAAGCGGTTCGAAAAGTGGCTGTCGTTTTTGCCGCCGCAGATCGGCTATTGCGAAGAAGAGAAGAGCGAATTCATGATCGCGGATACAGGACATGCGGCGGAATACGTCTGCCCTCTGCATATCGACGGCGAGATCAAAGGAGCGATCGTGACCGCCTTTGCCGATAGAGCAGACCTTACGGATCAGGTTTCAAAACTTATCGACGCTGCAACTCAAATGGCCGCGATGAGCGTAAATCTGTCGGCCCATTACGAATCAACGCTCAACAGTTCGATCAACCAAGCCCGCGAAGAGCACCGCAAATTTACTGAGGCTGTTCTCGATTCGCTGCCGGTCTCACTCTACGTCGTCGATCGTGACTATCGGATCGTGACATGGAACCGTCACCGAGAGGTAGGTGTACAAGGCATCCCGCGCGATTCGGCGATCGGGCGAGATGTGTTCAACGTATTGGCGCGTTATCCGCAGGGCCGTTTGCGGCAGGAATTCGAGCGAGCATTCCGCACAGGCGAGATCGAACGGATCGAGCAGCAGACGGTGGCAGATGACGGTTCGACGAGGCATTGGATCGTCAGCAAGGTCCCGATGCGCAATGCCGAGACCGGCGAAGTAACCCACGTGATAACGGTCGGAGAGGACGTCACCGTTCGTGTCGAAGCGATCCACGCCGTGGGCCGTGCCGAAAAACTCGCGGCGGTCGGCCGTCTGGCCGCAGGTGTCGTGCACGAAATAAACAACCCGCTCGCAACCATTGCCGCCTGTGCCGAGGCTCTCGAACAGCGTATCGATGACGGCGATTTTGCGGATTCGCGATCGGCTGATGACCTGACCGAATATCTCGGACTGATCAAAAGCGAAGCGTTTCGCTGCAAGACGATCACAACGGGCCTGCTTGATTTCAGCCGCGTCCGAACCGGCGAGCGAACATCGACGGACATCGGCGAAGTGGTGAGGTCGGCGGCAAACCTCATTTCGCATCAGAAAAGCGGCAGTGACATCTCGATCACGGTCGATGTCGCTTCGGACCTGGCTCCGGTAAATTCTGACGGCGGCCAGATCCAACAGGCGGTTATTGTCCTCGCCACTAATGCGATCGACGCGATGCCCGAGGGCGGCGACCTGACGTTTCGTGTTTTCGAACAAAGATCGCGAATTGTGATCGAGGTCGAGGACACCGGCACCGGAATTCCGGCTGAAAATATGTCCAAGATCTACGAGCCGTTCTTTACGACCAAAGAGGTCGGCAAGGGAACAGGCCTCGGACTCGCCGTCTGTTACGGCATTATCTCAGAACACGGCGGCCGCCTAAGCGTTCGTTCGAACGTCGGCAAAGGCACGACCTTCAGCATCTTCCTTCCGGCGGCTCGATAA
- a CDS encoding YggS family pyridoxal phosphate-dependent enzyme: MQSDLADNLKNIRRRIREAALRVGRNENEIKLVAVSKTHPPTVLRQAIDAGATVLGENKVQEAESKIAELGRGAAEWHLIGHLQSNKARKAVQLFDVIQSVDSLELAQRLERICEEEGRDELPVYIEVDIAGEETKAGIPESDLPQLIDYLKTCKYLRLDGLMIVPPYDDDVEKTRPFFKRLREIRDSLLPNGEISMGMSHDFETAIEEGATLVRVGTAIFGQREKKF, translated from the coding sequence GTGCAAAGTGATCTCGCCGACAATCTGAAGAACATTCGCCGCCGTATTCGTGAAGCTGCCTTGCGCGTTGGCCGCAATGAGAATGAGATCAAACTGGTCGCGGTCAGCAAAACGCATCCACCGACGGTGTTGAGGCAAGCGATCGACGCAGGTGCTACAGTTTTAGGTGAGAATAAGGTGCAGGAGGCGGAATCAAAGATCGCCGAACTGGGCCGCGGCGCAGCCGAATGGCACCTGATCGGTCACTTGCAGTCGAACAAAGCGAGAAAGGCCGTGCAACTTTTCGACGTTATCCAATCCGTTGATTCGCTCGAACTTGCCCAACGGCTCGAGCGTATTTGTGAAGAGGAAGGACGAGACGAATTGCCAGTATATATTGAGGTCGATATCGCCGGTGAAGAGACCAAGGCCGGAATCCCTGAAAGCGATCTGCCGCAACTGATCGACTATTTGAAAACCTGTAAATATCTACGTCTAGATGGTTTAATGATCGTTCCGCCGTATGACGATGATGTTGAGAAGACAAGGCCGTTTTTCAAACGGCTGCGCGAAATACGCGATAGTTTGCTGCCAAACGGCGAAATATCAATGGGCATGAGCCACGATTTTGAGACCGCGATCGAAGAAGGTGCAACGCTAGTTCGCGTCGGCACGGCGATTTTTGGTCAAAGAGAAAAGAAGTTTTAG
- a CDS encoding sigma-54-dependent Fis family transcriptional regulator, which yields MAKLLVVDDEKNLRLVIQKEMARQGHDVDCADDGEMAWTMLEEQDYDVVLCDINMPRLDGLGLLRRTRERCQNPPEVIMLTGQATVESAIEAMKLGAYDYLTKPYRIGELAALVTASAEKQQLKVDNQRLRAQIARTTRSLPEIVAESVQMKEALRLVHRVAPSDTSVMITGESGVGKELIAQAIHRLSRRSDKPFIDLNCAALQDTLLESELFGHEAGAFSGAKARKLGLFEIADGGTLFLDEVMEMPLQLQSKLLRALETRSFFRVGGTKKVEVDVRLVAATNRDKDSAIADGVFRADLMYRINSFEINIPPLRTRREDIEPLARHLLHKLAGHNEPEMSPAAIEALCAFDWTGNVRQLRNCLERAILLSDNNMITPRELPPEIAYRTEKTSFSVSYNTPQSNGVSSFQNASPTNLRDSERAQIIGALEKTGWHRGKTAELLGISPSTLYRRLREYDLDVR from the coding sequence ATGGCAAAACTATTAGTCGTTGATGACGAGAAGAATTTGAGACTGGTGATCCAAAAAGAGATGGCTCGGCAGGGTCACGACGTCGATTGTGCCGACGACGGCGAGATGGCCTGGACGATGCTCGAGGAGCAGGACTATGATGTCGTGCTGTGCGACATAAATATGCCGCGGCTCGACGGGCTCGGCCTGCTTCGCCGCACACGCGAACGCTGTCAGAATCCGCCCGAGGTCATCATGCTTACAGGCCAGGCGACGGTTGAATCTGCGATCGAAGCGATGAAGCTAGGTGCATATGATTATTTGACCAAACCGTACCGAATCGGAGAGCTTGCCGCACTAGTTACCGCATCTGCCGAAAAACAGCAGCTCAAGGTCGACAATCAGCGTCTGCGTGCACAGATCGCAAGGACCACACGCTCACTGCCCGAGATCGTTGCCGAATCGGTGCAAATGAAAGAAGCCCTGAGGCTAGTCCATCGCGTCGCTCCTTCCGACACGTCGGTCATGATCACCGGCGAATCGGGCGTCGGAAAGGAACTGATCGCTCAGGCAATTCACAGACTCAGCCGCCGCTCGGACAAACCGTTCATCGATCTGAACTGTGCGGCATTACAGGATACGCTGCTCGAAAGCGAACTTTTTGGTCACGAAGCCGGAGCATTTTCAGGCGCAAAGGCCCGCAAACTCGGCTTGTTCGAGATCGCTGACGGCGGCACGCTTTTCCTTGATGAAGTAATGGAGATGCCGTTGCAGCTGCAGTCAAAACTGCTGCGCGCATTAGAAACACGTTCATTTTTCCGCGTTGGCGGTACAAAGAAGGTCGAGGTAGATGTGCGGCTGGTTGCTGCGACCAACCGCGACAAGGATTCGGCCATCGCAGATGGCGTGTTCCGCGCCGACCTGATGTACCGCATCAACAGTTTCGAGATAAATATTCCGCCGCTCCGAACCCGACGCGAAGATATCGAGCCGTTAGCTCGCCATCTGCTACACAAGCTCGCCGGCCACAACGAACCCGAAATGTCGCCCGCCGCGATCGAAGCTCTGTGTGCGTTTGACTGGACCGGCAACGTCCGTCAGCTTCGCAATTGTCTCGAACGAGCGATCCTGCTCTCGGACAACAACATGATCACGCCGCGTGAACTGCCGCCGGAGATCGCCTATCGAACTGAGAAAACAAGCTTTTCGGTCAGCTATAACACGCCGCAATCGAATGGCGTCAGCTCGTTCCAAAACGCATCGCCAACCAACCTTCGCGACTCCGAACGTGCCCAGATCATCGGAGCTCTCGAAAAAACCGGTTGGCACCGCGGCAAGACCGCCGAACTCCTCGGCATCTCGCCATCGACATTATACCGGCGTCTGCGGGAATACGATCTCGACGTTCGTTAG
- a CDS encoding DUF2277 domain-containing protein yields the protein MCRNIKTLFNFDPPATTDEVNASAIQFVRKLSGFSKPSKANEAAFDLAVERVAAAVLELLNSLVTNAPPRDRELEADRARERNVRRFSNTQRGT from the coding sequence ATGTGCAGAAATATTAAAACACTATTCAATTTTGACCCGCCGGCGACGACGGACGAAGTCAACGCCTCAGCGATCCAATTCGTCCGAAAGCTCTCCGGTTTTAGCAAACCGTCTAAGGCGAATGAAGCCGCATTTGATCTCGCCGTCGAACGCGTTGCGGCCGCAGTCCTGGAGCTGCTTAATTCGCTCGTCACCAACGCTCCGCCGCGTGACCGAGAGCTTGAGGCTGACCGGGCACGGGAACGAAATGTGCGACGGTTCTCAAACACTCAACGCGGAACCTAA
- a CDS encoding YebC/PmpR family DNA-binding transcriptional regulator: MSGHSKWHTIKHKKGALDAKRGKIFTKLIKEITVAARTGGSGDVDSNARLRKAVTDAKGLNMPNDTIDRAIKRGTGQLEGVAYDEITYEGYGPNGVAVLVETMTDNRNRTVAEIRHLFSKNGGNMGESGSVAWMFDKKGYIVVDKAAKSEDELFEIAIEAGADDMQDEGDVFEIFTTPDSFEAVHEAIKAAGIEPQAAEVSMIPQNYIALTGQDAKTMMKLYDALDDNDDVQKVYANFDIDESEME; this comes from the coding sequence ATGTCAGGACACTCCAAGTGGCACACAATTAAGCACAAGAAAGGTGCTTTGGACGCGAAACGCGGCAAGATCTTTACCAAGCTAATCAAAGAGATCACGGTCGCGGCACGCACCGGCGGCAGCGGCGATGTCGATTCGAACGCCCGTCTCCGTAAAGCCGTCACAGACGCCAAAGGGCTTAACATGCCCAACGACACGATCGACCGTGCCATCAAACGCGGCACCGGCCAGCTCGAAGGCGTAGCTTACGATGAAATTACATACGAAGGCTACGGCCCGAACGGTGTCGCCGTGCTCGTGGAAACGATGACTGACAACCGCAACCGTACGGTCGCCGAGATCCGACATCTCTTTTCGAAGAACGGCGGAAATATGGGCGAATCGGGCTCGGTCGCGTGGATGTTCGACAAGAAAGGCTACATCGTCGTCGATAAGGCTGCTAAGAGTGAAGACGAGCTGTTCGAAATAGCGATCGAGGCAGGTGCCGACGACATGCAGGACGAGGGCGATGTCTTTGAGATATTCACGACGCCCGACAGCTTTGAGGCCGTCCACGAAGCCATCAAGGCCGCAGGAATCGAACCCCAGGCCGCCGAGGTCTCAATGATCCCACAGAACTATATCGCTCTCACCGGCCAGGATGCCAAGACGATGATGAAACTCTACGACGCCCTCGACGACAACGACGACGTTCAAAAGGTCTACGCCAACTTCGACATAGACGAGAGCGAGATGGAGTAG
- a CDS encoding YggU family protein gives MNIVEMGGTVTFTVRVVPRASKSEIIGEHDGALKVRIASPPVDGAANTELIKLLAKQLGVSKSNVEIIGGQTSKTKQIRITGITTAQIASVLKAKT, from the coding sequence ATGAACATTGTCGAAATGGGTGGTACGGTCACGTTTACGGTCCGTGTCGTTCCGAGAGCCTCAAAAAGCGAGATCATCGGCGAACACGACGGAGCTCTTAAGGTGCGCATCGCATCGCCGCCTGTCGACGGCGCGGCAAATACGGAGTTGATCAAGCTGCTCGCCAAACAATTGGGCGTTTCTAAGAGCAATGTCGAGATCATTGGCGGGCAAACATCGAAAACAAAACAGATCCGGATAACCGGAATTACAACCGCACAGATCGCGTCAGTTTTGAAAGCCAAAACCTAG
- a CDS encoding homogentisate 1,2-dioxygenase, giving the protein MELKYQTGFGNEFATEAVEGALPIGHNSPQKAPLGLYAEQLSGTAFTVPRSGNKRTWTYRIRPSVMHLPFARIDNRRWQSKPDDIDVTPNQLRWDPLPIPTEPTDFIDGITTIALNGDLMSQAGIGIHIYTCNKGMGDRYFYNADAEMLIVPEMGRLGFLTELGAIQAGAGEIVVIPRGVRFKVEPHPEDKQCRGYICENYGAQFRIPDLGPIGANGLANPRDFETPVAWYEDREGEFEQVAKFAGNLWSAPMTHSPLDVVGWHGNYAPYRYDLRRFNTIGSISYDHPDPSIFTVLTSPSGEPGVANCDFAIFPERWLVAENTFRPPWYHRNYMSEYMGLVYGQYDAKEEGFLPGGGSLHNQMSAHGPDLDAFEKASNADLKPQKLEGTMAFMFESRYIIRPTKFAMDSSQLQSEYFEVWQRLKKNFQS; this is encoded by the coding sequence ATGGAACTCAAATATCAAACAGGTTTTGGAAACGAATTTGCGACCGAGGCGGTCGAGGGTGCTTTGCCCATCGGGCATAATTCGCCGCAGAAGGCACCGCTTGGACTTTATGCTGAGCAGCTGTCAGGCACGGCGTTTACTGTTCCTCGCTCGGGCAACAAACGTACGTGGACGTATCGCATTCGGCCGTCGGTCATGCACTTGCCATTTGCGCGGATCGACAACCGTCGTTGGCAGAGTAAGCCGGACGACATTGATGTCACGCCCAATCAACTCCGATGGGATCCGCTGCCGATCCCCACCGAACCAACCGATTTTATTGACGGCATCACGACCATTGCTCTCAACGGCGACCTTATGTCGCAGGCCGGCATCGGCATCCACATTTACACCTGCAACAAGGGCATGGGCGACCGCTATTTTTACAACGCGGACGCTGAAATGCTGATCGTGCCTGAGATGGGACGGCTTGGTTTTTTGACCGAGCTCGGGGCTATCCAGGCAGGTGCCGGTGAGATCGTTGTCATCCCTCGCGGCGTCAGATTTAAGGTCGAGCCGCATCCGGAGGACAAACAGTGTCGCGGCTATATCTGCGAAAATTATGGAGCCCAGTTCCGCATTCCCGATCTCGGCCCGATCGGTGCCAACGGCCTCGCCAATCCGCGTGATTTTGAAACGCCCGTCGCTTGGTACGAGGACCGCGAGGGCGAGTTTGAACAAGTAGCCAAATTTGCCGGCAACCTGTGGTCCGCCCCGATGACCCACTCGCCGCTCGACGTCGTCGGCTGGCACGGCAATTACGCCCCATACCGCTACGACCTTCGCCGATTCAACACGATCGGCTCGATCTCGTACGATCATCCCGATCCGAGTATCTTCACCGTGCTTACATCGCCGTCAGGAGAACCCGGCGTGGCAAACTGTGACTTTGCCATCTTCCCGGAACGATGGTTGGTCGCCGAAAACACTTTCCGTCCGCCGTGGTACCACCGCAATTACATGTCCGAATACATGGGGCTCGTCTACGGTCAGTACGACGCCAAGGAAGAAGGCTTTCTGCCCGGCGGCGGCTCGCTTCACAACCAAATGTCCGCCCATGGCCCCGACCTCGACGCCTTCGAAAAAGCATCGAACGCCGATCTCAAACCGCAAAAACTTGAAGGCACAATGGCGTTCATGTTCGAATCACGCTACATCATCCGCCCGACCAAGTTCGCGATGGATAGCTCGCAATTGCAGAGCGAATATTTTGAAGTTTGGCAGCGGTTGAAGAAGAATTTCCAGAGTTGA
- a CDS encoding alpha/beta hydrolase: MERDLKFLATAEKGEVSAILLRPENATHLLVLGHGASTNMRHATMQAIAEALAERGIATFRYNFPYSEKGGGRNSQEVCIETIRSAVKAANAAAPDLKLLAGGHSFGGRMTTTAQSEKPLDGVEGLVLFSFPLHLPGRPDTKRAEHLAKIDIPKLFLSGTRDELATLDLLEPTIADLSGLAALHLIETANHSYKILKKSRTSNEDVFAEMARVTGDWINAN; this comes from the coding sequence ATGGAAAGAGATCTTAAATTCCTCGCGACCGCTGAGAAGGGCGAGGTTTCTGCCATTTTGTTGCGGCCTGAGAACGCGACGCACTTGCTCGTCCTCGGGCACGGTGCGAGCACGAACATGCGGCATGCGACGATGCAGGCGATCGCGGAGGCCTTAGCGGAGCGCGGCATTGCGACGTTTCGTTACAATTTTCCATATTCGGAGAAAGGCGGCGGGCGGAATTCTCAGGAGGTGTGTATTGAGACAATTCGATCCGCGGTAAAAGCCGCAAACGCGGCGGCTCCCGATCTGAAACTGCTCGCCGGCGGGCATTCGTTCGGCGGGCGGATGACGACTACTGCTCAGTCTGAGAAGCCGCTTGATGGTGTCGAAGGGTTGGTTTTGTTCTCGTTCCCGCTGCACTTGCCGGGGCGGCCGGACACGAAGCGTGCCGAGCACCTCGCCAAAATAGATATCCCGAAGCTTTTTCTCTCCGGCACGCGTGACGAACTCGCGACTCTCGATCTACTCGAACCCACGATCGCCGATCTCAGCGGTCTTGCCGCACTTCACCTCATTGAGACTGCAAACCATAGCTACAAGATCCTCAAGAAGTCGCGAACTTCGAATGAAGATGTTTTCGCCGAGATGGCACGCGTCACGGGAGATTGGATCAACGCAAATTAA